One stretch of Musicola paradisiaca NCPPB 2511 DNA includes these proteins:
- a CDS encoding inositol monophosphatase family protein, giving the protein MMSELQVRFENANKIVDDAASLAKRLFAERSRMTIDEKSANDFASDADRQVERLIRERLQQAFPQDAILGEEMGGEVGDTFWAIDPIDGTTNFLRGLPLWGISLGYVENGLAMVGTIALPMLNLTVSAALGCGAWCNGLPYRRQVLFPEVRLVGLGESQCWAASEIAIVDGSLRDEGWPVAKYRCATVGLGFAALGYTDGYIERYTSVWDIAAGAVICAEAGLAVRYHGDNRQGQMHIAAAIPAVQSIVEPFFRLRQ; this is encoded by the coding sequence ATGATGTCCGAACTTCAAGTACGTTTCGAAAACGCCAATAAGATCGTGGATGACGCCGCCAGTCTGGCAAAGCGATTGTTTGCCGAACGGAGTCGCATGACGATCGACGAAAAATCCGCCAACGATTTTGCCTCTGACGCTGATCGTCAGGTTGAGCGGCTCATTCGGGAACGCCTGCAACAGGCTTTCCCGCAAGACGCTATTCTGGGAGAAGAAATGGGCGGCGAGGTCGGCGATACCTTTTGGGCAATCGACCCGATTGACGGTACGACCAACTTTTTACGCGGACTGCCGCTGTGGGGGATTTCGCTGGGGTATGTGGAAAATGGGTTAGCGATGGTCGGGACGATCGCGTTGCCGATGTTGAACCTCACGGTGTCAGCGGCGCTGGGTTGCGGCGCCTGGTGTAATGGTCTGCCATACCGACGGCAGGTGCTGTTTCCGGAGGTTCGGCTGGTCGGGCTGGGGGAGAGTCAGTGTTGGGCGGCATCGGAAATCGCGATAGTGGATGGGAGCCTGCGTGATGAAGGCTGGCCCGTGGCGAAGTACCGTTGTGCGACGGTTGGGCTGGGTTTTGCAGCACTGGGGTATACTGATGGGTATATCGAACGCTATACCAGCGTATGGGATATCGCCGCCGGCGCGGTGATTTGCGCCGAGGCCGGGCTGGCCGTGCGCTATCACGGCGACAACCGGCAGGGGCAGATGCATATCGCGGCCGCTATTCCTGCTGTTCAGTCCATCGTGGAACCGTTTTTCAGGCTCAGGCAGTAG
- a CDS encoding ferritin-like domain-containing protein, translated as MNLNDQNTQQDLETFFRENGYVKLNSHKDLAHELEDIRVLLQQAMALEHALIPPYLTMLYTLDDDMDPRVSEVIHSVVIEEMLHFVLAGNLLNAIGGTPAVNDPHFLPDYPATLPFGIDDLEIQLHPFSQLAVHQAMQVEHPKYVRPEVITSHVCTDMSIGEYYVYIESRLRAAVESFGEKAVFCGDPERQLTTEQFCNGSYGELVQVIDLDSAIKALRTICDQGEGSPHNIWRGSDNDVAHYYRFNEIYCERLYTAGDTIASGPTGDALHIPWDKAVKTHSGSKVSDYPESELRKAVVRFNRRYSELLENLQLALSGRPLKLTPAIMSMASMRDDFRAIVAHPFPGDSEYHAAPTFEYTPPPPPRFQAKSQAVVFANNQATLERLSQAYAAGDLPMALTCLSEQLVWDMTGPVDVPYTGVFYGHEGFSRFWSLMGQTVEFSSEVVEKIFFSENQAMSYGSQQGITRTTRLPYSYDWAIRYEFTDDHRIRLMRNYFNPMKIQAALAGSPQKPRSFINKE; from the coding sequence ATGAACTTAAATGACCAAAACACACAGCAAGATCTGGAAACATTCTTCAGGGAAAACGGCTATGTCAAACTAAACAGCCATAAGGATCTAGCGCACGAGTTGGAGGACATCAGAGTTCTGTTGCAGCAGGCCATGGCGCTGGAACATGCCCTCATCCCCCCTTATCTAACCATGCTTTATACGCTGGATGACGACATGGATCCGCGCGTTTCTGAAGTGATTCACTCCGTCGTTATCGAAGAAATGCTCCATTTTGTCCTCGCAGGCAACCTGCTCAACGCCATCGGCGGCACGCCCGCCGTGAATGATCCTCATTTTCTGCCCGACTATCCGGCAACACTGCCTTTCGGTATCGACGATCTGGAAATTCAACTGCATCCCTTCTCACAACTCGCCGTCCATCAGGCCATGCAGGTTGAACATCCCAAATATGTCCGCCCGGAAGTGATCACCAGCCATGTCTGCACCGACATGTCTATCGGCGAATACTATGTTTATATCGAATCCCGGTTGCGTGCCGCCGTGGAAAGCTTCGGGGAAAAAGCCGTGTTTTGCGGCGATCCGGAGCGCCAGTTAACAACCGAGCAATTTTGCAACGGCTCATACGGCGAACTGGTGCAAGTTATCGATCTGGACAGCGCGATCAAAGCGCTGCGCACCATTTGCGATCAAGGGGAAGGTTCGCCACACAATATCTGGCGTGGTTCAGATAACGATGTCGCGCATTACTACCGGTTCAACGAAATCTATTGCGAGCGCCTCTACACCGCCGGCGATACTATCGCCAGCGGCCCGACCGGCGATGCGCTCCACATTCCCTGGGATAAAGCGGTAAAAACCCACAGTGGCTCCAAAGTGAGTGACTATCCCGAAAGTGAGCTGCGCAAAGCCGTCGTCCGCTTTAACCGTCGTTACAGCGAACTGTTGGAAAACTTGCAACTGGCGCTGTCCGGCCGTCCGTTGAAACTGACCCCCGCCATCATGTCCATGGCGTCGATGCGCGATGATTTCCGCGCGATTGTCGCCCATCCATTCCCCGGCGACAGCGAATACCACGCCGCGCCGACCTTTGAATACACACCGCCGCCGCCGCCGCGTTTTCAGGCCAAAAGCCAGGCGGTGGTGTTCGCCAATAATCAGGCTACGCTGGAACGTCTCAGTCAGGCCTATGCCGCCGGTGATCTGCCGATGGCGCTAACCTGTCTGAGCGAGCAGTTGGTCTGGGATATGACCGGCCCGGTAGACGTGCCCTATACCGGGGTGTTCTACGGCCACGAAGGCTTCTCCCGTTTCTGGTCATTAATGGGCCAGACGGTGGAGTTCAGCAGCGAAGTGGTGGAAAAAATCTTCTTCAGCGAAAACCAGGCCATGTCCTACGGCAGCCAGCAGGGCATCACCCGAACGACACGCCTGCCTTACAGTTACGACTGGGCTATCCGTTATGAATTCACGGACGATCATCGCATCCGGCTGATGCGCAACTACTTCAACCCAATGAAGATTCAGGCCGCACTGGCAGGATCGCCACAAAAACCCCGCTCCTTTATCAACAAAGAATGA
- a CDS encoding extracellular solute-binding protein: MLALLKGSIARSWWLLALSSASVAQAADLASASWADVEAQARQEGQLTWFNWYYQDRLREEVKAFETQYGIHVVIPDGEVAASINKLLAEQSRPQGDIDVLSVGGSQFGQLRAPGLFWGPLDKRLPDGGGLHYNIEGVDTQGYAVAFWGNQTVIAYNAARIRDNELPHTLPQFEQFMQNNPGEFAFNVENGGSGPAFIESITRTLVPQVNYRNGDATPPILQRFAPAWSWFNRYKSHFVISASNADSISRLNAGEFKLAASWEDLVISLQNRGEVSRDVKFYLPDFGMPGGGNVVAIPANARHKAAALLFIHWLTLPETQQRFHQQFGTAPLLPAGSSTADDANGALDRSRSFAWAAKPLGEEIRKQFIQNVMLK, from the coding sequence ATGTTGGCTTTATTGAAAGGTTCAATCGCACGATCTTGGTGGTTGCTGGCCTTGTCGTCGGCGTCGGTCGCTCAGGCGGCGGATCTTGCCAGCGCATCCTGGGCGGACGTGGAAGCGCAGGCCAGGCAGGAAGGGCAGCTGACCTGGTTCAATTGGTATTATCAGGATCGGCTGCGGGAGGAAGTGAAGGCGTTTGAAACGCAGTACGGCATCCATGTCGTTATTCCAGATGGCGAGGTCGCCGCCAGCATCAATAAATTGTTGGCGGAGCAATCCCGCCCTCAGGGTGATATCGATGTGCTGTCGGTGGGCGGCAGCCAGTTCGGTCAGCTCCGGGCGCCCGGATTGTTCTGGGGGCCGCTCGATAAACGGCTACCGGACGGCGGCGGTCTGCATTACAACATCGAAGGGGTTGATACCCAAGGGTATGCGGTCGCGTTTTGGGGTAATCAGACCGTGATTGCCTATAACGCCGCCCGCATTCGCGACAACGAATTACCCCATACGTTGCCGCAGTTCGAGCAGTTCATGCAGAACAATCCCGGCGAATTTGCCTTCAATGTGGAAAATGGCGGTTCCGGCCCGGCGTTTATTGAATCCATTACCCGCACGCTGGTTCCGCAGGTGAATTACCGCAACGGAGACGCCACGCCGCCGATCCTGCAACGTTTCGCACCCGCCTGGAGCTGGTTCAATCGCTATAAAAGCCATTTTGTGATTAGCGCGTCCAACGCCGATAGCATTTCCCGGCTGAATGCCGGCGAGTTCAAGCTGGCGGCGTCCTGGGAAGATCTGGTTATTTCGTTGCAGAACCGCGGCGAGGTTTCCCGTGACGTGAAGTTCTATCTGCCGGATTTCGGTATGCCGGGCGGCGGCAATGTGGTGGCCATTCCCGCCAATGCTCGCCACAAAGCGGCGGCGCTGTTGTTTATCCATTGGTTGACGCTGCCGGAAACCCAGCAGCGATTCCATCAGCAGTTCGGCACGGCGCCGTTGTTGCCTGCCGGCAGCAGCACCGCCGACGACGCCAACGGGGCGCTCGATCGTTCCCGGTCGTTCGCCTGGGCGGCCAAGCCGCTGGGTGAAGAGATCAGAAAACAGTTTATTCAGAACGTCATGCTTAAGTGA
- a CDS encoding ABC transporter permease: MMGRDNMACVNRVLLVALLLLGVVWMVLPFAMAILWSLVDPSHPWAYPDVLPRVLSLARWRLMWNSTSLPDAMINSYLLAPAVALASLLLALPAAYAFGRLDFPGKSLAQLLTLLPIAWPGFVIAIFLSALLMRLGLYSRFLGIFIGHTVLFLPYAIRILSVAFALVRQDLIDAARNLGAPRRIVLCTAYWPTLKSGVLAALIMVFILSIEEFSVSYIIGAPDFITVPTILYSYLGYNFIRPNAAVVSLILVVPNVLLMLVMERLMRNVSTSVFVSKG; encoded by the coding sequence ATGATGGGCCGCGACAACATGGCGTGTGTGAATCGGGTGCTGCTGGTGGCGCTCTTACTGCTGGGCGTGGTGTGGATGGTGTTGCCGTTCGCGATGGCGATCCTGTGGTCGTTGGTGGATCCGTCTCATCCTTGGGCCTACCCCGATGTGCTGCCGCGGGTATTGTCGCTGGCGCGCTGGCGGTTGATGTGGAACAGCACATCGCTGCCCGACGCCATGATAAACAGCTACCTGTTGGCGCCGGCGGTGGCGCTGGCTTCCCTGCTGCTGGCGTTGCCTGCCGCCTATGCCTTCGGCCGTCTTGATTTCCCCGGCAAATCGCTGGCGCAACTGCTGACATTACTACCGATCGCCTGGCCGGGATTTGTGATTGCCATATTTCTTTCCGCGCTGCTGATGCGGTTGGGGCTCTATTCGCGATTCCTGGGCATTTTCATCGGTCACACGGTGCTGTTTCTGCCTTACGCCATCCGGATTTTGAGCGTGGCATTCGCGCTGGTGCGCCAGGATCTGATTGACGCAGCCCGCAATCTGGGGGCGCCGCGGCGCATCGTGTTATGCACGGCATACTGGCCCACGCTGAAATCCGGCGTGCTGGCGGCGCTGATCATGGTGTTTATCCTGTCTATCGAGGAATTTTCGGTGTCCTACATTATCGGCGCGCCGGATTTCATTACCGTGCCGACCATTCTCTATTCATACCTGGGCTACAACTTTATCCGGCCCAATGCCGCCGTCGTTTCGCTCATTCTGGTGGTGCCCAACGTACTGTTGATGCTGGTGATGGAGCGCCTGATGCGCAACGTCTCCACCTCGGTTTTTGTCAGCAAAGGGTAA
- a CDS encoding glycerophosphodiester phosphodiesterase family protein — protein TTNGRGLVAGLTLAEIRRLEARAGFGAEFAGVRVPTLEELIECVLALDIGLQLELKPTAGDDVETAETAIAVLKQMWPANRERLFLSSFSVRAIQASARLMPDVPRAFAVVVPPQDPWRLLQETHCQILHCLADLLDDEAQQRLAQSGVEYAVAIINDAAQAKRLLSQGAQTILSDIPDLLDRAF, from the coding sequence CACCACCAACGGCCGTGGGTTGGTGGCGGGGCTGACGCTGGCGGAAATCCGTCGGCTGGAGGCGCGCGCCGGGTTCGGCGCAGAATTCGCCGGTGTCAGGGTGCCGACGTTGGAGGAGTTGATCGAGTGCGTACTGGCGTTGGACATCGGCTTGCAGTTAGAACTGAAGCCCACCGCCGGCGACGATGTGGAAACTGCCGAAACGGCGATTGCGGTGCTGAAGCAGATGTGGCCGGCGAATCGCGAGCGGCTGTTTTTGTCCAGTTTCTCCGTGCGCGCCATTCAGGCGTCGGCGCGGTTAATGCCGGACGTACCGCGTGCGTTTGCGGTGGTGGTGCCGCCGCAGGATCCGTGGCGATTGTTGCAGGAAACGCACTGTCAGATTCTGCATTGTTTGGCGGATCTGCTGGATGATGAAGCGCAGCAGCGTTTGGCGCAGAGCGGTGTCGAGTATGCCGTCGCCATCATCAATGATGCGGCACAAGCCAAACGGTTGTTGAGTCAGGGGGCACAGACCATCCTGTCTGACATTCCCGATCTCCTGGATCGGGCTTTCTGA
- a CDS encoding glycerophosphodiester phosphodiesterase family protein, translating to MSDVALIRPAPRVVPERLIAHRGAAALAPENTLVSMRKAAAMGARWLEVDVKLTRDGKPVIIHDDRVD from the coding sequence ATGTCTGATGTTGCACTGATACGTCCGGCACCGCGCGTTGTCCCGGAGCGGTTGATCGCTCACCGCGGCGCGGCGGCGCTGGCGCCGGAAAATACGCTGGTATCGATGCGTAAAGCGGCTGCAATGGGGGCCCGCTGGCTGGAAGTGGACGTCAAGCTGACGCGAGACGGCAAGCCGGTGATTATCCATGACGACCGGGTGGATC